In the genome of Ailuropoda melanoleuca isolate Jingjing unplaced genomic scaffold, ASM200744v2 unplaced-scaffold67791, whole genome shotgun sequence, the window ACACCTTCCTATTGCAAAGGCATACCTGGTTTCTGCACAGATAAAGAGGCCTTTGGGTTAAAATTAATGAGAATTTCATGCTCTCAACTTACTGGTTGGCAAGAGCTAACAGGCTAGGagtgaaaataagcaaaactgataatacatttttaaactcaTTTCCCATTTAAGctccctttccctgtcttccTTGATGATCTATCAGAGAGATTTCAAGTAGTCATAGAACATTTACTCAAATCCTTATGTTGTCCACTTTTCACAGATTTGGCAAAGAACTCTGGTCTTGAGGCTGCCTCCTCCAGTCATGTTTTTGGTTACTAATTCCACGCAAGTCCCCTTCTTCTTCATCCTCATGGGCATCCCTGGCTTTGAGGTTTTTCATACCTGGATTTCCATCCCCTTCTGTTGTCTCTACATTGTCTCCATCATGGGCAATACCACCATCTTGGCTGTCATCAGGACAGAGCCCTCCCTACATGAACCCATGTACTTGTTCCTCTCTATGTTGGCTCTAACAGACCTAGGGCTTACCCTCACCACTTTGCCTACAGTCATGGGGCTCCTCTGGTTTGGTGCCTCAGAGATCAGCTTTGAGGCTTGTTTTGCCCAGTTCTTCTTCCTCCATGGATTCTCCTTTATGGAATCTTCTGTGTTGTTGGCCATGTCCTTtgatcgctatgtggccatctgctgCCCCCTGCATTATGTCTCCATCCTCACCAACCGGGTAGTCAGCAGAATAGGGGTAGCCATCATTTGCCGCTGTGTTCTGGCTGTTCTTCCCCCATTGTTCCTGCTGAAACGGCTTCCCTTCTGTGGTTCCCACCATCTCTCCCACTCCTACTGCCTCCATCAAGACATGATTCACCTGGTGTGTGCTGACACCACGGGCAATAATTGGTATGGATTTGTTCTGGCTCTGGTCATTATTACACTGGACCCCCTACTCATTGTGTTTTCCTATGCACTCATCTTGAGAAGTGTCTTGAGAATCAGCTCCCAGGTTGAAAGGCTCCAGGCATTCAATAACTGCCTATCCCACATTCTGGCTGTTTTGGTCCTCTTTGTGCCCATGGTGGGATTGTCCATGACTCACCGCTTTGCCAAGCATGCCCCTCCAATTGTACATGTCATCATGGCCAACATTTATCTACTAGCACCTCCTGTGATGAACCCCATTATCTAcagtattaaaacaaaacagatccgTCGAGGCATTTTTCACCTCTTTCGTCACAGACAATTGCAG includes:
- the LOC100480519 gene encoding olfactory receptor 51Q1, yielding MFLVTNSTQVPFFFILMGIPGFEVFHTWISIPFCCLYIVSIMGNTTILAVIRTEPSLHEPMYLFLSMLALTDLGLTLTTLPTVMGLLWFGASEISFEACFAQFFFLHGFSFMESSVLLAMSFDRYVAICCPLHYVSILTNRVVSRIGVAIICRCVLAVLPPLFLLKRLPFCGSHHLSHSYCLHQDMIHLVCADTTGNNWYGFVLALVIITLDPLLIVFSYALILRSVLRISSQVERLQAFNNCLSHILAVLVLFVPMVGLSMTHRFAKHAPPIVHVIMANIYLLAPPVMNPIIYSIKTKQIRRGIFHLFRHRQLQ